From Suncus etruscus isolate mSunEtr1 chromosome 6, mSunEtr1.pri.cur, whole genome shotgun sequence, one genomic window encodes:
- the MAP7D1 gene encoding MAP7 domain-containing protein 1 isoform X8 — translation MESGPHAGRGAGAAPAPAARTPTEPRPSPEGDPSPPPPPPPMSALVPDTPPDTPPAMKNATSPERLSLDPERPRSQQESPFSEAKVRGSTPPATGPRDARPSRRSSQPSPTAVPVSDSPPAKQDVKKAGERHKLAKERREERAKYLAAKKAVWLEKEEKAKALREKQLQERRRRLEEQRLKAEQRRAALEERQRQKLEKNKERYEAAIQRSVKKTWAEIRQQRWSWAGALHHGSPGHKTSGSRCSVSAVNLPKHVDSIINKRLSKSSATLWNSPSRNRSLQLSAWESSIVDRLMTPTLSFLARSRSAVTLPRNGRDQAVPLCPRSASASPLTPPCSAPRSGHRCAPPGERAERRKPSAGGSPVLARKRPEASPGQKKEKKDKERENEKEKSALARERNLKKRQSLPASPRLRLSAGSSASELSPKSKTRPSSPSTWHRPASPCPSPGPGHALPPKPPSPRGTTASPKGRVRKKDEAKENSSAAGPDDKNQSKGRAGDGKEAAAATSPAPSPAPSPIPAPPQKEQPPAENSADTAVRTSSPAPPPPPPVTPSKPMAGTTDREEATRLLAEKRRQAREQREREEQERKLQAERDKQMREEQLAREAQARAEREAEARRREEQEACEKAQAEQEEQERLQKQKEEAEARSREEAERQRQEREKHFQREEQERQERRKRLEEIMKRTRKSEAAETKKQDGKEVKANTSGPDPDRAEDTHSSELQKEAGQKEALTPQEPQWSLPSKEPPGSLVNGLQPLPAHQENGFSKGPSGDKSLGRTPDTLLPFAEAEAFLKKAVVQPPQVTGAAS, via the exons CTCCGGCAGCCCGAACCCCTACAGAGCCAAGACCTTCTCCAGAAGGTGACCCTTCCCCACCACCTCCGCCACCTCCAATGTCAGCCCTGGTGCCTGACACTCCACCAGACACCCCTCCTGCCATGAAGAATGCCACTAGCCCTGAGCGGCTCTCTCTAGATCCAGAGAGGCCTCGCAGCCAGCAAGAGTCCCCTTTCTCAGAAGCGAAGGTCAGGGGGTCCACCCCGCCAGCCACAGGCCCAAGGGACGCCAGGCCATCCCGCAGGAGCAGCCAACCATCCCCAACAGCGGTGCCAGTCTCTGACAGCCCTCCTGCCAAGCAAG ATGTAAAGAAGGCAGGAGAGAGGCACAAGCTGGCCAAGGAGCGGCGAGAAGAACGGGCCAAGTATCTGG CCGCCAAGAAGGCAGTGTGgctggagaaggaagagaaggccAAGGCATTGCGTGAGAAACAGCTCCAGGAGCGCCGGAGACGGCTGGAGGAGCAGCGGCTGAAGGCTGAGCAGCGCCGCGCAGCCTTGGAGGAAAGGCAGCGACAAAAGCTGGAGAAAAACAAG GAGCGCTATGAAGCAGCCATCCAGAGGTCAGTGAAGAAGACATGGGCAGAAATTCGACAGCAGCGCTGGTCCTGGGCAGGCGCCCTGCACCACGGCTCCCCCGGACATAAGACCA GTGGGAGCAGGTGCTCCGTGTCGGCAGTAAACCTGCCCAAACACGTGGACTCTATAATCAACAAGCGGCTCTCAAAGTCCTCTGCCACGCTCTGGAACTCCCCCAGTAGAA ATCGCAGCCTGCAGCTGAGTGCCTGGGAGAGTAGCATCGTGGACCGTCTGATGACGCCCACCCTCTCCTTCCTGGCCCGGAGTCGCAGTGCGGTCACACTGCCCCGCAACGGCCGCGACCAGG CCGTGCCCCTGTGCCCACGCTCGGCCTCTGCTAGCCCCCTGACGCCGCCCTGCAGCGCCCCCCGAAGCGGGCACCGCTGTGCCCCTCCTGGGGAGCGCGCGGAGCGCCGCAAGCCCAGTGCGGGCGGCAGCCCCGTTCTGGCCCGCAAGCGGCCCGAGGCTTCGCCG GgacagaaaaaggagaagaaggacAAGGAACGGGAGAACGAGAAGGAGAAGAGTGCCCTGGCCCGGGAGCGCAACCTCAAGAAGCGACAGTCCCTGCCCGCCTCTCCCCGTCTCCGCCTCTCGGCCGGCAGCTCAGCCTCAGAGCTTAG TCCTAAATCCAAGACCCGACCATCCTCTCCCTCCACATGGCACAGACCTGCCTCACCTTGCCCCAGCCCAGGGCCAGGCCATGCTCTGCCCCCCAAGCCACCATCCCCCCGAGGCACCACTGCATCACCCAAAGGGCGCGTTCGGAAAAAGGATGAGGCAAAGGAGAATTCCAGTGCAGCTGGGCCTGACGACAAGAACCAGAGCAAGGGCAGGGCCGGTGATGGGAAGGAGGCAGCAGCGGCCACCTCACCAGCACCCTCACCTGCGCCCTCTCCCATCCCTGCTCCACCACAGAAGGAGCAACCCCCAGCAGAGAACTCTGCAG ATACTGCTGTCCGGACCTCATCCCCAGCCCCACCTCCACCTCCCCCGGTGACCCCTAGCAAACCCATGGCGGGCACTACGGACCGAGAAGAGGCCACCCGGCTCCTCGCTGAGAAGCGGCGCCAGGCTCGAGAGCAGCGGGAGCGTGAGGAACAGGAGCGGAAGCTGCAGGCCGAAAGGGACAA GCAAATGCGAGAGGAACAACTGGCTCGGGAAGCTCAGGCCCGGGCCGAGCGCGAGGCCGAGGCCCGGAGGCGGGAAGAGCAGGAGGCCTGCGAGAAGGCTCAGGCTGAGCAGGAGGAGCAGGAGCGGCTGCAGAAGCAG AAAGAGGAGGCTGAAGCTCGGTCCAGAGAAGAAGCGGAGCGGCAGCGGCAGGAGCGGGAAAAGCACTTCCAGCGGGAGGAGCAGGAGCGGCAAGAGCGCAGAAAG CGCCTGGAGGAGATCATGAAGAGGACTCGGAAGTCTGAAGCTGCAGAAACCAAG AAGCAGGATGGAAAGGAGGTGAAAGCCAACACTTCGGGTCCAG ACCCTGACAGAGCTGAGGACACCCATTCCTCAGAGCTGCAGAAGGAGGCAGGGCAGAAAGAGGCACTGACTCCCCAGGAGCCTCAGTGGAG CCTGCCAAGCAAGGAGCCACCTGGGTCTTTGGTGAATGGCCTGCAGCCTCTCCCCGCGCACCAAGAGAATGGCTTCTCTAAGGGACCGTCTGGGGACAAGAGTCTGGGCCGCACAC
- the MAP7D1 gene encoding MAP7 domain-containing protein 1 isoform X3 encodes MESGPHAGRGAGAAPAPAARTPTEPRPSPEGDPSPPPPPPPMSALVPDTPPDTPPAMKNATSPERLSLDPERPRSQQESPFSEAKVRGSTPPATGPRDARPSRRSSQPSPTAVPVSDSPPAKQDVKKAGERHKLAKERREERAKYLAAKKAVWLEKEEKAKALREKQLQERRRRLEEQRLKAEQRRAALEERQRQKLEKNKERYEAAIQRSVKKTWAEIRQQRWSWAGALHHGSPGHKTSGSRCSVSAVNLPKHVDSIINKRLSKSSATLWNSPSRSKRRPSLTPHQSSGRTPEPSHAPDRSLQLSAWESSIVDRLMTPTLSFLARSRSAVTLPRNGRDQGRAGGPGRAPSRGRAGASLARGPPPDRTHPSAAVPLCPRSASASPLTPPCSAPRSGHRCAPPGERAERRKPSAGGSPVLARKRPEASPGQKKEKKDKERENEKEKSALARERNLKKRQSLPASPRLRLSAGSSASELSPKSKTRPSSPSTWHRPASPCPSPGPGHALPPKPPSPRGTTASPKGRVRKKDEAKENSSAAGPDDKNQSKGRAGDGKEAAAATSPAPSPAPSPIPAPPQKEQPPAENSADTAVRTSSPAPPPPPPVTPSKPMAGTTDREEATRLLAEKRRQAREQREREEQERKLQAERDKQMREEQLAREAQARAEREAEARRREEQEACEKAQAEQEEQERLQKQKEEAEARSREEAERQRQEREKHFQREEQERQERRKRLEEIMKRTRKSEAAETKQKQDGKEVKANTSGPDPDRAEDTHSSELQKEAGQKEALTPQEPQWSLPSKEPPGSLVNGLQPLPAHQENGFSKGPSGDKSLGRTPDTLLPFAEAEAFLKKAVVQPPQVTEVL; translated from the exons CTCCGGCAGCCCGAACCCCTACAGAGCCAAGACCTTCTCCAGAAGGTGACCCTTCCCCACCACCTCCGCCACCTCCAATGTCAGCCCTGGTGCCTGACACTCCACCAGACACCCCTCCTGCCATGAAGAATGCCACTAGCCCTGAGCGGCTCTCTCTAGATCCAGAGAGGCCTCGCAGCCAGCAAGAGTCCCCTTTCTCAGAAGCGAAGGTCAGGGGGTCCACCCCGCCAGCCACAGGCCCAAGGGACGCCAGGCCATCCCGCAGGAGCAGCCAACCATCCCCAACAGCGGTGCCAGTCTCTGACAGCCCTCCTGCCAAGCAAG ATGTAAAGAAGGCAGGAGAGAGGCACAAGCTGGCCAAGGAGCGGCGAGAAGAACGGGCCAAGTATCTGG CCGCCAAGAAGGCAGTGTGgctggagaaggaagagaaggccAAGGCATTGCGTGAGAAACAGCTCCAGGAGCGCCGGAGACGGCTGGAGGAGCAGCGGCTGAAGGCTGAGCAGCGCCGCGCAGCCTTGGAGGAAAGGCAGCGACAAAAGCTGGAGAAAAACAAG GAGCGCTATGAAGCAGCCATCCAGAGGTCAGTGAAGAAGACATGGGCAGAAATTCGACAGCAGCGCTGGTCCTGGGCAGGCGCCCTGCACCACGGCTCCCCCGGACATAAGACCA GTGGGAGCAGGTGCTCCGTGTCGGCAGTAAACCTGCCCAAACACGTGGACTCTATAATCAACAAGCGGCTCTCAAAGTCCTCTGCCACGCTCTGGAACTCCCCCAGTAGAAGTAAGAGAAGGCCCAGCCTTACTCCCCACCAGAGCTCAGGACGGACCCCAGAGCCCTCCCACGCCCCAG ATCGCAGCCTGCAGCTGAGTGCCTGGGAGAGTAGCATCGTGGACCGTCTGATGACGCCCACCCTCTCCTTCCTGGCCCGGAGTCGCAGTGCGGTCACACTGCCCCGCAACGGCCGCGACCAGGGTAGGGCCGGCGGCCCCGGGAGAGCCCCCAGCAGGGGCCGGGCAGGGGCCAGCCTCGCCCGTGGGCCGCCCCCCGACCGCACTCATCCCTCCGCAGCCGTGCCCCTGTGCCCACGCTCGGCCTCTGCTAGCCCCCTGACGCCGCCCTGCAGCGCCCCCCGAAGCGGGCACCGCTGTGCCCCTCCTGGGGAGCGCGCGGAGCGCCGCAAGCCCAGTGCGGGCGGCAGCCCCGTTCTGGCCCGCAAGCGGCCCGAGGCTTCGCCG GgacagaaaaaggagaagaaggacAAGGAACGGGAGAACGAGAAGGAGAAGAGTGCCCTGGCCCGGGAGCGCAACCTCAAGAAGCGACAGTCCCTGCCCGCCTCTCCCCGTCTCCGCCTCTCGGCCGGCAGCTCAGCCTCAGAGCTTAG TCCTAAATCCAAGACCCGACCATCCTCTCCCTCCACATGGCACAGACCTGCCTCACCTTGCCCCAGCCCAGGGCCAGGCCATGCTCTGCCCCCCAAGCCACCATCCCCCCGAGGCACCACTGCATCACCCAAAGGGCGCGTTCGGAAAAAGGATGAGGCAAAGGAGAATTCCAGTGCAGCTGGGCCTGACGACAAGAACCAGAGCAAGGGCAGGGCCGGTGATGGGAAGGAGGCAGCAGCGGCCACCTCACCAGCACCCTCACCTGCGCCCTCTCCCATCCCTGCTCCACCACAGAAGGAGCAACCCCCAGCAGAGAACTCTGCAG ATACTGCTGTCCGGACCTCATCCCCAGCCCCACCTCCACCTCCCCCGGTGACCCCTAGCAAACCCATGGCGGGCACTACGGACCGAGAAGAGGCCACCCGGCTCCTCGCTGAGAAGCGGCGCCAGGCTCGAGAGCAGCGGGAGCGTGAGGAACAGGAGCGGAAGCTGCAGGCCGAAAGGGACAA GCAAATGCGAGAGGAACAACTGGCTCGGGAAGCTCAGGCCCGGGCCGAGCGCGAGGCCGAGGCCCGGAGGCGGGAAGAGCAGGAGGCCTGCGAGAAGGCTCAGGCTGAGCAGGAGGAGCAGGAGCGGCTGCAGAAGCAG AAAGAGGAGGCTGAAGCTCGGTCCAGAGAAGAAGCGGAGCGGCAGCGGCAGGAGCGGGAAAAGCACTTCCAGCGGGAGGAGCAGGAGCGGCAAGAGCGCAGAAAG CGCCTGGAGGAGATCATGAAGAGGACTCGGAAGTCTGAAGCTGCAGAAACCAAG CAGAAGCAGGATGGAAAGGAGGTGAAAGCCAACACTTCGGGTCCAG ACCCTGACAGAGCTGAGGACACCCATTCCTCAGAGCTGCAGAAGGAGGCAGGGCAGAAAGAGGCACTGACTCCCCAGGAGCCTCAGTGGAG CCTGCCAAGCAAGGAGCCACCTGGGTCTTTGGTGAATGGCCTGCAGCCTCTCCCCGCGCACCAAGAGAATGGCTTCTCTAAGGGACCGTCTGGGGACAAGAGTCTGGGCCGCACAC